Proteins from a genomic interval of Marmota flaviventris isolate mMarFla1 chromosome 8, mMarFla1.hap1, whole genome shotgun sequence:
- the Tra2b gene encoding transformer-2 protein homolog beta, with translation MSDSGEQNYGERESRSASRSGSAHGSGKSARHTPARSRSKEDSRRSRSKSRSRSESRSRSRRSSRRHYTRSRSRSRSHRRSRSRSYSRDYRRRHSHSHSPMSTRRRHVGNRANPDPNCCLGVFGLSLYTTERDLREVFSKYGPIADVSIVYDQQSRRSRGFAFVYFENVDDAKEAKERANGMELDGRRIRVDFSITKRPHTPTPGIYMGRPTYGSSRRRDYYDRGYDRGYDDRDYYSRSYRGGGGGGGGWRAAQDRDQIYRRRSPSPYYSRGGYRSRSRSRSYSPRRY, from the exons ATGAGCGACAGCGGCGAGCAGAATTACGGCGAGCGG GAATCCCGTTCTGCTTCCAGAAGTGGAAGTGCTCACGGATCTGGGAAATCTGCAAGGCATACCCCTGCAAGGTCTCGCTCCAAGGAAGATTCCAGGCGTTCCAGATCAAAGTCCAGGTCCAGATCTGAATCTAG GTCTAGATCCAGAAGAAGCTCTCGGAGGCATTATACAAGGTCCCGATCCCGATCTCGCTCCCATAGACGTTCCCGTAGCAGGTCTTACAGTAGAGATTATCGCAGACGACACAGCCACAGTCATTCTCCCATGTCTACTCGAAGGCGCCATGTTGGCAATCGG gcaAATCCTGACCCCAACTGTTGTCTTGGAGTATTTGGGTTGAGCTTATATACCACAGAAAGAGATCTGAGAGAAGTATTCTCTAAATATGGCCCCATTGCTGATGTGTCTATTGTATATGACCAGCAGTCTAGACGTTCAAGAGGATTTGCCtttgtgtattttgaaaatgtagaTGATGCCAAGGAA gCTAAAGAACGTGCCAATGGAATGGAGCTTGATGGACGTAGAATCAGAGTTGATTTCTCTATAACAAAAAGACCACATACCCCAACACCAGGAATTTACATGGGGAGACCAACCTA TGGCAGCTCACGCCGTCGGGATTATTATGACAGAGGATATGATCGAGGCTATGATGATCGGGACTACTATAGCAGATCATACAG aggaggaggtggaggaggaggtggatgGAGAGCTGCTCAAGACAGGGATCAGATTTACAG AAGGCGGTCACCTTCTCCTTACTACAGTCGTGGAGGATACAGGTCACGTTCCAGATCTCGATCCTACTCACCTC gtCGCTATTAA